One genomic region from Epinephelus fuscoguttatus linkage group LG6, E.fuscoguttatus.final_Chr_v1 encodes:
- the tor2a gene encoding prosalusin: MLAILSVLLLYLCSPVCGVFQKLYCSISDSCDCDFKPNIRDLEWDLYKNVYGQHLAQEIVSEEVAKFLQNKSPERPLVLSFHGSSGTGKTLVSSMLGNHLYGSAMSSPYVHQFVPTLHFPLPERVKEYREELKSWVQGNLTECARSVFFFDEMEKMPPGLIDVLEPFLGPSHVVFRTNYRKAIYVFIGTTGEEVINKMALESRQEGRDREEIKLADLQEAIARTVYNSTTSGFFHSSIIQQKLITCFVPFLPLSRRHVERCVHSQLCQRGSCSRSDVVEAVGGDMTYTPVQGHYFSTTGCKAVPAKINLFL; encoded by the exons ATGTTGGCCATCCTGTCTGTGCTGCTTTTATATCTGTGTAGTCCGGTTTGTGGCGTCTTTCAGAAACTCTACTGCAGCATATCAGACAGCTGTGACTGCGACTTTAAGCCGAATATCAGAG ACCTGGAGTGGGACCTCTACAAGAATGTTTACGGACAACATCTGGCTCAGGAAATCGTGTCGGAAGAGGTGGCAAAGtttcttcagaataaaagccccgAGCGGCCACTGGTGCTGTCCTTCCACGGCTCCTCGGGGACAGGAAAGACGCTCGTCAGCTCCATGCTGGGAAATCATCTCTACGGCTCGGCGATGAGCAGCCCGTACGTCCACCAGTTTGTTCCCACGCTGCACTTCCCCTTACCTGAGCGGGTCAAGGAGTACAGG GAGGAGTTGAAGAGCTGGGTGCAGGGGAACCTGACGGAGTGCGCTCGCTCCGTCTTCTTTTTTGACGAGATGGAGAAGATGCCTCCGGGTCTCATAGATGTCTTGGAGCCCTTCCTGGGTCCCTCCCACGTTGTGTTTCGCACCAACTACCGCAAGGCCATCTACGTCTTCATtgg CACCACCGGAGAGGAGGTGATTAACAAAATGGCTCTGGAGAGCCGGCAGGAAGGACGGGACAGAGAGGAGATCAAGTTGGCCGACCTGCAGGAAGCCATCGCTCGGACGGTTTACAACAGCACAACAA GCGGCTTCTTCCACTCCAGCATCATCCAGCAGAAGCTCATCACCTGCTTCGTTCCCTTCCTGCCGCTGAGCCGACGCCACGTGGAGCGCTGTGTCCACTCGCAGCTCTGCCAGCGGGGCAGCTGCAGCCGCAGTGACGTGGTGGAGGCAGTAGGGGGCGACATGACCTACACTCCCGTCCAGGGCCATTACTTCTCCACTACTGGCTGTAAGGCCGTCCCCGCCAAAATCAACCTCTTCCTGTGA